In Drosophila simulans strain w501 chromosome X, Prin_Dsim_3.1, whole genome shotgun sequence, one DNA window encodes the following:
- the LOC6725020 gene encoding uncharacterized protein LOC6725020, translated as MFLDKSKKRQWNSILEEYVRQTEQDQGTTSAQVKNELEGSNKLLTPNWYWYRYIDEQIVPLQMSSSLVQVAESNLLSPISNLRSKLCISVSSGLDVASMASSESIKCPPPPVMFPKRVDSDFSVVLTISRQRRFRNKYSSIRVAPLGAESIQPSPDGDPILRAGGTFRDYEVIWRPMSAKLDESWAENILRSHTGQMSNNEIMWKAIRMCWFDDLEIQIESRFLFVSRVVFTHFARNFRKLSSPFLQIPVQRIEMAILARIYEWMLDEEESFLVNQNLLAFYAAAYCLGVKPLMKQAWNIISSNEDYDIWEINAFRTYIMARDFRCQDIMVAMLSRLRRSFLPIVASWEFLEFDVNEVTSLLEQDMLCVNSEDEIFFAAFHWLDYSWAERKKFAAMVMQKVRFSLVSPWLRRSICNVPENDRIGEIAQIPEICSLIWEGTLLCQAIIALGEPECRKSATVRRMLKDFEEKTVNERNWVFCEGLPHHHDRKCARYRELTYESFKRFLHRLHNQSVIFMDNLQLVPNRITNTYCCCIDVKFCPDDERTCPMPPFYREHLAHDKKCPPFCSSG; from the exons ATGTTTTTGGACAAGTCGAAGAAAAGGCAGTGGAATAGCATACTGGAAGAGTATGTAAGACAGACGGAGCAGGATCAAGGAACGACGTCGGCACAGGTCAAGAATGAGCTGGAGGGTTCCAACAAATTGCTGACCCCCAACTGGTATTGGTATCGTTATATAGATGAACAGATCGTCCCGCTCCAGATGAGCAGTAGTTTGGTGCAGGTCGCCGAATCCAATTTGTTATCGCCAATCTCCAATTTGAGGTCAAAGCTTTGTATTTCGGTAAGCAGTGGGCTTGATGTCGCCAGCATGGCGAGCAGCGAGAGTATCAAATGTCCTCCGCCACCGGTAATGTTTCCGAAAAGAGTTGATTCCGATTTCTCCGTCGTTTTGACCATTTCACGACAAAGACGCTTTCGAAATAAATACAGTTCCATTCGCGTCGCTCCGCTAGGTGCGGAATCTATCCAACCTAGCCCTGACGGGGATCCCATCCTACGAGCCGGTGGCACTTTCCGCGACTATGAGGTTATCTGGAGGCCGATGAGCGCCAAATTGGACGAATCCTGGGCGGAGAACATTTTAAGGAGTCACACAGGTCAGATGA GTAATAATGAAATCATGTGGAAGGCGATAAGGATGTGCTGGTTCGACGACCTGGAGATCCAGATTGAGTCGCGGTTCCTTTTCGTGAGCCGTGTTGTGTTCACCCATTTTGCCAGAAATTTTCGCAAATTGTCGAGTCCATTTTTGCAAATACCAGTGCAAAGAATCGAAATGGCCATTTTAGCCCGCATCTACGAATGGATGCTGGACGAGGAAGAAAGCTTCCTCGTTAACCAGAATCTGTTAGCGTTCTACGCCGCAGCCTATTGCTTGGGCGTGAAGCCGCTGATGAAACAGGCCTGGAACATCATTTCGTCGAATGAAGACTACGACATTTGGGAGATAAATGCCTTTCGAACGTATATCATGGCCAGGGATTTCCGCTGCCAGGACATCATGGTTGCAATGCTGTCGCGGTTGCGAAGgagttttttgccaattgTGGCATCCTGGGAGTTTCTCGAGTTCGATGTCAATGAAGTGACCTCTCTGCTGGAACAGGACATGCTGTGTGTCAACAGTGAGGACGAGATATTCTTCGCCGCCTTCCACTGGCTGGATTACTCCTGGGCGGAGCGCAAGAAGTTCGCGGCCATGGTGATGCAAAAAGTCCGCTTTTCACTCGTGTCACCCTGGTTGCGTCGATCCATTTGCAACGTGCCGGAAAACGATCGCATCGGCGAGATTGCCCAAATACCAGAG ATTTGCTCCTTGATTTGGGAGGGCACACTGTTGTGTCAGGCGATCATTGCCCTTGGAGAACCGGAATGTCGAAAGTCGGCGACCGTTCGTCGTATGCTAAAAGACTTCGAAGAGAAAACGGTCAATGAGCGGAATTGGGTGTTCTGCGAGGGACTTCCGCACCATCATGATAGGAAATGCGCGCGATATCGGGAGCTGACCTATGAAAGCTTCAAGAGATTCCTGCACCGTCTGCACAACCAATCAGTTATCTTTATGGATAACCTGCAGTTAGTGCCTAATAGGATCACTAACACTTACTGCTGCTGCATAGACGTCAAATTCTGTCCTGATGATGAACGAACCTGCCCCATGCCGCCCTTCTACAGGGAGCATTTGGCCCATGACAAGAAATGTCCCCCTTTCTGCAGTTCTGGTTAA
- the LOC6725021 gene encoding E3 ubiquitin-protein ligase MARCHF5, translating into MEPDQEIYSQPGSRIRPAEGYQAAMQHALVLDIHDSDHTETRGSGGSNPFPQDSELSAADGERTCWICFATSEDNPHAYWVQPCQCRGDTKWVHQSCLYRWIDEKQMGNRRQPVICQQCQTEYIMVFPQMNPLARVLDRLDYAVRLTCPFLVIGMFFCCIYWVAVTYGGITVIQVVGQERALQLMENKVIVLVGFPFIPVGLMLFRLVRWKDVVLRAMRSVYNILRKFPFFHRTQEPEAAPGDLDDASDSSSISSSTGSFPPILRSPSIAEPFYISRLICGAFFLPTIVTTVGNVFFRSIDDPLQRTIYGGIAYIGIKGLLKMYLNQKLYIRRLGRNVLNYTDGNVRRDDQMREDPVDGSQNPRANANYNRNQGPNDDRQLAGFYESMDDSLSVPTTDSEGGDASDIQVIVQ; encoded by the coding sequence ATGGAACCAGATCAGGAGATATACAGCCAGCCGGGTAGTAGAATCAGGCCAGCAGAAGGTTATCAAGCGGCAATGCAACACGCCCTTGTCCTTGATATTCATGATTCAGATCATACGGAGACGCGTGGCAGCGGCGGATCGAATCCCTTTCCGCAGGACTCCGAGTTGTCGGCCGCGGATGGAGAGCGCACCTGTTGGATATGCTTCGCAACCAGCGAAGACAACCCACATGCCTATTGGGTGCAGCCGTGCCAGTGCCGCGGTGACACCAAGTGGGTCCACCAGAGCTGTCTGTACCGCTGGATCGACGAGAAGCAGATGGGCAACCGCCGGCAGCCGGTGATTTGCCAGCAATGCCAAACTGAGTATATAATGGTCTTTCCCCAAATGAATCCCTTGGCCAGGGTGCTGGATAGGCTGGATTACGCAGTGAGGCTGACCTGCCCCTTTTTGGTGATCGGAATGTTCTTTTGCTGCATTTACTGGGTTGCCGTCACATACGGAGGCATCACTGTCATCCAGGTGGTGGGTCAAGAACGCGCACTTCAGCTGATGGAGAATAAAGTCATCGTGCTGGTGGGTTTCCCCTTTATTCCCGTGGGGCTGATGCTATTCCGACTGGTGCGCTGGAAAGATGTCGTCTTGAGGGCCATGCGCAGCGTATACAACATTCTGCGCAAGTTTCCCTTTTTCCACAGGACCCAGGAGCCGGAAGCTGCACCGGGGGACTTGGATGACGCGAGCGACAGTTCGAGTATATCGAGCAGTACAGGCAGTTTTCCACCAATCCTACGTAGTCCGTCCATTGCCGAACCCTTCTACATCTCTCGACTCATTTGCGGAGCCTTCTTTCTGCCGACTATTGTCACCACGGTGGGAAATGTGTTCTTCAGGAGCATTGACGACCCACTGCAGCGCACCATCTATGGCGGTATTGCCTATATCGGGATAAAGGGACTGCTGAAGATGTACCTCAACCAGAAGTTATATATCCGCCGCCTAGGGCGTAACGTTTTGAACTACACCGATGGAAACGTAAGGAGGGATGATCAGATGAGGGAAGACCCCGTCGACGGTTCGCAGAATCCCCGGGCCAATGCCAATTACAATCGGAATCAAGGGCCGAATGACGACCGCCAGTTGGCCGGATTTTATGAGAGCATGGATGACAGCTTAAGCGTTCCCACCACGGACTCTGAGGGTGGTGACGCGTCCGACATTCAGGTCATAGTCCAATAA
- the LOC6725022 gene encoding glutaredoxin domain-containing cysteine-rich protein CG12206 produces MAAITSNVSRLEPMRGISIIIESPEVAAATPPAVAAATTTATAAEAASTQVAPTAKSNSNTEMSLKSQAGMLLAFGDTAATTKDNLETSYDTAAKSAAAPGTTKIYPQLLLRIGGEIAGATATAATTATTAASAATSPTIISCNGEIAASQPAATAADTAATLQHNNTVKIQIESQGQQRTLGKQISVVKLNEGAEEMQQHLCYLVDTSGQYSPCETLDSGTGSDLEGHPQQQQQQQQVRSPQLELHLQTTRLMVKEEADHKHSPLETPSPVPKRAYSLTDDSEECDESSNSSLSCDSLHSGGLLPTTLLRDIRLRERASGPLVTKVDGRPLQFESDGYYTFHVREHENFRSFGSNSSTEYEAQPFTDEQPGEDFAGYRDIRTAVKLPANSTIRSAKGTVRGVKNRVRNGVAAFLQLQQPNVKNYMEKDLGKVVLYTTSMGIIRDTYAKCANVKKILRTLLIKFEERDVFMSVEYQQEMRERMHDETIRVPQLFVEGQHIGDADVVERLNESGELRQLLRPYKSIATAYTCQTCGGYRMLPCPACNGSKKSMHRNHFTAEFVALKCMNCDEVGLVKCPNC; encoded by the exons ATGGCGGCAATCACTAGCAATGTGTCGCGATTGGAGCCAATGCGCGGTATTTCCATAATCATCGAATCGCCAGAAGTGGCTGCGGCAACACCaccagcagtggcagcagcaacaacaaccgcaacaGCCGCAGAAGCCGCATCAACACAAGTAGCACCAACTgccaagagcaacagcaacactgAAATGTCGCTCAAGTCCCAGGCTGGCATGTTGCTGGCATTTGGcgacacagcagcaacaaccaaaGATAATTTGGAAACTAGTTACGACACAGCGGCGAAGTCGGCAGCAGCACCAGGGACCACCAAAATCTATccgcagttgctgctgcgcatTGGCGGAGAAATTGCcggtgcaacagcaacagcagcaacaacagcaacaacagcagcatcagcagcaacatcaccgACCATAATCAGCTGCAATGGTGAAATTGCCGCCAgtcagccagcagcaacagcagcggacacagcagcaacattgcaACACAACAACACGGTGAAGATTCAAATCGAAAGCCAGGGTCAGCAGCGGACTCTGGGCAAGCAGATAAGTGTGGTGAAGCTGAACGAGGGCGCGGAGGagatgcagcagcacttgTGCTACTTGGTGGACACCAGTGGCCAGTACTCGCCCTGCGAGACCTTGGACAGTGGCACGGGCAGCGATCTGGAGGgtcatccgcagcagcagcagcagcagcagcaggtgagGTCAccgcagctggagctgcatcTGCAGACCACGCGGCTGATGGTCAAGGAGGAGGCGGACCACAAGCACAGCCCGCTGGAGACACCGAGTCCCGTTCCGAAGCGAGCATACAGCCTCACCGATGACAGCGAGGAGTGCGATGAGAGCAGCAACTCCTCGCTGAGCTGTGATTCCCTGCACTCCGGTGGTCTGCTGCCCACTACCCTGCTGCGGGACATTCGGCTCAGGGAACGAGCGTCCGGTCCACTGGTCACCAAAGTCGATGGCAGACCGCTGCAATTCGAATCGGATGGCTATTACACATTCCACGTGCGCGAGCACGAGAATTTCCGCAGTTTTGGTTCCAATTCCTCGACGGAGTACGAGGCACAGCCCTTTACGGATGAGCAGCCGGGTGAGGACTTTGCCGGCTATCGGGACATCCGGACGGCGGTCAAGCTCCCCGCCAACTCTACGATTAGATCTGCCAAGGGAACCGTCCGTGGCGTCAAGAATCGTGTGCGCAATGGAGTAGCCGCCTtcttgcaactgcaacagcccAATGTCAAG AACTATATGGAGAAGGATCTGGGCAAAGTGGTTTTGTACACCACCAGCATGGGCATCATCAGGGACACATATGCCAAGTGTGCCAATGTCAAAAAGATTCTGCGCACACTGCTCATAAAGTTCGAGGAGCGGGACGTGTTTATGAGCGTGGAGTACCAGCAGGAAATGCGCGAAAGGATGCACGACGAGACCATCCGGGTGCCACAGCTCTTCGTCGAGGGTCAGCACATCGGG GATGCCGATGTCGTGGAGCGGCTGAATGAAAGTGGCGAGCTACGACAGCTGTTGAGACCGTACAAA TCGATTGCCACTGCGTACACGTGCCAGACGTGCGGCGGATATCGCATGCTGCCGTGCCCCGCGTGCAACGGATCCAAGAAGTCGATGCACCGGAATCACTTTACGGCGGAGTTCGTGGCCCTAAAGTGCATGAACTGCGATGAAGTCGGGCTGGTTAAGTGCCCGAACTGCTGA
- the LOC6725023 gene encoding sodium-dependent neutral amino acid transporter B(0)AT3, producing the protein MANTAQLLRRQSSRDIILKSQKSIDQLELRELRGRLVSKEHGVSHHHHTSLHHQPLYGATNQGFMSDAFDESSELEQDPPPFGSEASTSKAKAELVAIATASADQQDIVEGEKEGEERESWDSKIMFLLATIGYAVGLGNVWRFPYLAQKNGGGAFLVPYFIMLCIQGIPIFYLELAIGQRLRKGAIGVWSQVSPYLGGIGISSAVVSYIVALYYNTIIAWCLIYLLHSFESPLPWADCPTRLYKNFTYDHEPECVASSPTQFYWYRTTLQCSESVDMPENFNYHMAIALIVSWFLVYICMVQGITSSGKIVYMTAIFPYVVLIIFFFRGITLKGAADGVAHLFTPRWETLLDPVVWLEAGTQIFFSLGLAFGGLIAFSSYNPANNNCYRDAILVSLTNCGTSMFAGVVVFSVIGFKATATFDRCTEERNGLLAQNKTHNLPVCDLQTELANSASGTGLAFIIFTEAINQFPGAQLWAVLFFLMLFTLGIDSQFGTLEGVVTSLVDMKLFPNLPKEYIVGALCFSCCTISMCFANGAGSYIFQLMDSFAGNFPLLIIALFECLSISYIYGVRRFSDDIEMMTGSRPNFYWMFCWKYLSPCAMVTILLASFYQLLTEGSSYPAWIGAKGATEGMEWPHWCIVVAFFLILSSILWIPIVAVLRLCGIKVVEDSDPAWFPEAELREVHGIVPHEPTELERSIFCFNMDGTEGMCCPKYGLPEKSLEEEE; encoded by the exons ATGGCCAACACAGCTCAGCTATTGCGGCGCCAAAGCTCCCGGGATATAATCCTCAAAAGCCAGAAGAGCATCGATCAGCTGGAATTGAGG GAACTCCGAGGTCGCCTGGTGTCAAAGGAGCATGGCGtcagccaccaccaccacacatCACTACACCACCAGCCGCTCTATGGGGCCACCAACCAGGGCTTCATGTCCGACGCCTTCGACGAGTCCTCGGAACTGGAACAGGATCCGCCGCCCTTCGGATCCGAGGCTAGCACTTCGAAGGCCAAGGCCGAACTGGTGGCCATCGCGACTGCCTCTGCGGATCAGCAGGACATCGTCGAGGGCGAGAAGGAGGGCGAGGAGCGGGAGAGTTGGGACAGCAAGATCATGTTCCTGCTGGCCACCATTGG CTATGCCGTTGGCCTGGGAAATGTGTGGCGTTTTCCCTATTTGGCCCAGAAGAATGGCGGCGGTGCCTTCCTGGTGCCCTACTTCATAATGCTGTGCATCCAGGGCATACCGATCTTTTACCTGGAACTGGCGATTGGCCAGCGACTGCGAAAAGGAGCCATCGGCGTTTGGAGCCAGGTGTCGCCGTATCTGGGCGGCATCGGGATCTCATCGGCGGTGGTCAGCTATATAGTGGCGCTGTACTATAACACCATAATCGCCTGGTGCCTGATCTATCTGCTGCACAGTTTCGAATCGCCATTGCCCTGGGCGGACTGTCCGACGAGGCTGTATAAGAACTTTACCTACGACCACGAGCCGGAGTGCGTGGCCTCCTCCCCGACGCAGTTCTACTGGTATCGCACCACACTGCAGTGCTCGGAGAGTGTGGATATGCCGGAGAACTTCAATTACCACATGGCCATTGCGCTAATCGTCTCCTGGTTCTTGGTCTACATCTGCATGGTCCAGGGCATCACGTCATCCGGCAAGATCGTCTATATGACGGCCATATTCCCCTATGTGGTGctcataatattttttttccgGGGCATCACCTTAAAGGGAGCTGCAGATGGGGTGGCACATTTGTTTACCCCTCGATGGGAAACTCTATTGGATCCAGTCGTTTGGCTGGAGGCCGGCACCCAGATCTTCTTCTCGCTGGGATTGGCCTTTGGCGGTCTGATAGCCTTCAGTTCGTACAATCCGGCGAATAATAACTGCTACAGGGACGCCATACTCGTATCGCTCACCAATTGTGGCACCTCCATGTTCGCCGGAGTGGTGGTATTCTCTGTCATCGGATTCAAGGCCACGGCGACCTTTGATCGCTGCACTGAGGAGCGTAATGGGCTGTTGGCCCAGAACAAGACGCACAACCTGCCTGTCTGCGATCTTCAAACGGAACTGGCCAAT AGTGCTTCAGGAACAGGTCTGGCCTTCATCATCTTCACGGAGGCGATCAATCAGTTTCCGGGTGCTCAACTCTGGGCCGTCCTATTTTTTCTGATGCTCTTTACCCTGGGAATCGACTCGCAATTCGGGACGCTGGAGGGCGTGGTCACATCCCTGGTGGACATGAAACTTTTTCCCAACCTGCCCAAGGAATATATAGTGGGG GCACTctgcttttcctgctgcaCGATCTCCATGTGCTTCGCCAATGGGGCTGGGAGCTATATATTTCAGTTGATGGACAGCTTCGCAGGCAACTTCCCGCTGCTGATCATTGCGCTCTTCGAGTGCCTTTCGATTAGCTACATATACGGGGTACGCCGGTTCTCGGACGATATTGAGATGATGACCGGATCGCGGCCGAATTTCTACTGGATGTTCTGCTGGAAATACCTATCGCCCTGTGCGATGGTCACCATCCTGCTGGCCTCGTTCTATCAACTCTTGACCGAGGGCAGTAGCTATCCTGCCTGGATTGGAGCGAAGGGAGCCACTGAGGGCATGGAGTGGCCCCACTGGTGCATCGTCGTGGCCTTCTTCCTCATACTCTCATCCATTCTGTGGATACCGATTGTGGCGGTGCTGCG TCTGTGCGGAATCAAGGTGGTGGAGGACTCGGACCCCGCCTGGTTTCCCGAAGCGGAGCTAAGGGAAGTCCACGGCATCGTGCCACACGAGCCAACCGAACTGGAGCGCAGCATTTTCTGCTTCAACATGGACGGTACGGAGGGCATGTGCTGCCCCAAGTACGGACTACCCGAGAAGTCGCTGGAAGAGGAGGAGTAG
- the LOC6725024 gene encoding alanyl-tRNA editing protein Aarsd1-A, whose amino-acid sequence MVFKCQEDSFLKEFKTKIVSSEFATFDWTDPSGKVEKLKGFNVICEDTILFPEGGGQPCDYGTLGGFPVKNVQRKGLTAVHFVESPTSFEQDAEVLLTLDYQRRLDHMQQHSGQHLITALFDREFKYDTTSWSLGSSVSYIQLSTPHLISRESLDLIERQANDLIREGREVTVLLVDPEVAQEFQDARAPRGLPKDHEGLARVVRIEGIESNMCCGTHVTNLSQLQCIKLLYAEKVKSNVLVHFVVGERVLVKLGEVFQREQQLTAALKGGPGQHLELVQKLQQNVKGSRKYFQQLLKRYATAEAERLCDLPKKDRPKYFSLHRRDGIEVDFINTFLRVAPEEIFYFLTVSESVFAGSSAKGHLVLRGDPEIVGRLGPQFVEILEGKGNGKEGNFQGKINNLARLEECQELLEAEFKPKRIIEATPANGAQLEAEE is encoded by the exons ATGGTGTTCAAGTGCCAGGAGGACAGTTTCCTGAAGGAG TTCAAGACAAAAATCGTTAGCAGCGAGTTTGCCACCTTCGATTGGACAGATCCCAGTGGAAAGGTCGAGAAACTCAAGGGCTTCAATGTGATCTGCGAAGACACGATACTGTTTCCCGAAGGCGGTGGTCAGCCCTGCGATTACGGAACATTAGGCGGATTCCCCGTAAAGAATGTCCAGAGAAAGGGCTTGACTGCTGTTCATTTTGTGGAGTCCCCAACGAGCTTCGAGCAGGATGCCGAAGTCCTTCTGACACTAGACTACCAGAGAAGACTGGATCACATGCAACAGCACTCAGGACAGCACCTGATCACCGCCCTGTTCGACAGGGAGTTCAAGTACGACACCACCTCGTGGTCCCTGGGATCCTCAGTCTCCTACATTCAATTAAGTACGCCTCATTTGATAAGTCGCGAGTCACTGGACCTCATCGAACGTCAGGCCAACGATCTGATTCGCGAGGGCCGTGAAGTTACGGTGCTTCTGGTGGATCCCGAGGTGGCGCAGGAGTTCCAGGATGCCAGGGCTCCCAGGGGATTGCCCAAGGATCACGAGGGTCTGGCCAGGGTGGTGCGAATCGAGGGCATTGAGAGCAACATGTGCTGCGGCACCCACGTCACGAATCTCTCTCAGCTGCAGTGCATTAAGCTGCTTTACGCCGAGAAGGTGAAGTCGAATGTTCTGGTGCACTTTGTCGTGGGCGAAAGGGTGCTCGTAAAGCTTGGCGAGGTCTTTCAGCGCGAACAGCAGCTAACAGCGGCTTTAAA AGGTGGACCCGGTCAGCACTTGGAGCTCGTCCAGAAGCTACAGCAAAATGTGAAGGGCAGCCGGAAATACTTCCAGCAGCTGCTTAAACGCTACGCCACCGCCGAAGCCGAGCGTCTTTGCGATCTGCCCAAAAAGGATCGTCCGAAGTATTTCTCTCTCCATCGACGCGACGGCATCGAGGTGGACTTCATAAACACATTCTTGCGGGTGGCTCCGGAGGAAATCTTCTACTTTCTGACCGTTTCCGAGAGCGTGTTTGCTGGCAGCAGTGCCAAGGGACATCTGGTGCTGCGCGGAGATCCAGAAATTGTCGGAAGGCTCGGTCCCCAGTTCGTGGAAATTCTCGAGGGCAAGGGAAACGGCAAAGAGGGCAATTTCCAGGGAAAAATCAACAACTTGGCTAGACTGGAGGAATGCCAAGAGCTGCTGGAGGCGGAGTTCAAACCAAAGAGGATCATCGAAGCCACTCCTGCAAATGGAGCTCAGCTGGAGGCAGAGGAATGA
- the LOC6725025 gene encoding mitochondrial import inner membrane translocase subunit Tim29, with protein sequence MQFLRVGGRITALRQRLTDRTQMPERFKGTFVEKWVQYWNGLVRDYTEVAVGVVRESYTKPKKALLYGSGVLFMYQASLKNPDEEAFMTLLRGATNRMITVPVELQNPVSADYLLTLERAINQKKLRLLSLGICTILWVDLYDEDDCTYPAICEYTKVGVFNFHERIIDVGFWNQYWRLNSKMRNYDVNYL encoded by the coding sequence ATGCAGTTCCTCCGCGTGGGTGGTCGTATAACGGCCCTGCGTCAGAGATTGACCGACAGAACTCAGATGCCGGAGCGCTTCAAGGGCACGTTCGTGGAGAAGTGGGTGCAGTACTGGAACGGCCTGGTCAGGGACTACACGGAGGTGGCAGTGGGTGTTGTGCGAGAATCCTACACGAAGCCCAAAAAGGCGCTTCTCTATGGATCGGGAGTGCTGTTCATGTACCAAGCCAGTCTGAAGAACCCAGACGAGGAGGCCTTTATGACTCTGCTAAGGGGTGCCACAAATCGAATGATCACAGTGCCGGTAGAACTCCAGAATCCCGTGTCCGCCGACTATCTGCTGACCTTGGAGAGGGCGATCAATCAAAAGAAACTGCGTCTCCTTTCCCTGGGCATCTGCACGATCCTTTGGGTGGATCTATACGACGAGGACGACTGCACCTATCCGGCCATCTGTGAATACACCAAAGTGGGCGTCTTCAACTTCCACGAACGGATCATCGATGTGGGATTTTGGAATCAATACTGGCGACTCAATTCGAAGATGCGCAACTACGATGTCAACTACCTGTGA
- the LOC6725026 gene encoding uncharacterized protein LOC6725026, giving the protein MKKGKGSSSLGSKESSGRPSSSVLVSKECARLADSSGSAGIQQDGKKQLPERDDSLDAKESAGMEKESISNRPSNDEPLKDEPLKDEPLKDEPLKDEPLKDEPLKDEPKQSECTGISTIPAIDKLRRFCFIGSTDEPVYARPALDPAVENNFATLKELCSQVSENELVECLVSVLGSGPNTEHLPRPDEPLLILAVFFTTCEDEKKRNAVRNRFTDLITSESDLLLFVQLVKRVQKVLERKTPFNRTVRKAVLNWYGTKSVDRLLHFWSVGDGTRWPARRDLLYRCHFRHANFLPEIHAALRLLSSSPKELSQWPDFLTPLTSFRETIEGVVKLRLLKDLGQALPIVKKFSLSWEHVPFHLLHDPRLAYFLVPRMSYEHLLQKWPRLSRLHFRVPPFAKQLLDQKKLKASNVPPVRLLLEDMRLTKTKKMCPTSIQRASFLYSVYEISFGLNKALGRRLHITLNLERTYLGKYLSGPCRSLKYLDALVALAFGYFRSDPKVTVEFWHDRSGQLKPLPWTKEMSVSEATACCENQKVGKVRQSLNEILSRALLDMQNTFDVFLVLVPGAARGNPDNNSKCLAALMDEYREKRNSNAKFIMVSLRQHQRSMIYSSRRNENLLELCSLDKHTPRVINAFVRNMFY; this is encoded by the exons ATGAAAAAGGGCAAGGGATCAAGCTCCCTTGGATCGAAGGAATCATCTGGGAGACCATCCTCGTCAGTCCTGGTGTCCAAGGAGTGCGCGAGACTTGCGGACTCTTCAGGATCGGCGGGGATCCAGCAGGACGGCAAGAAGCAGCTGCCGGAGCGGGATGACTCGCTGGATGCCAAGGAAT CTGCAGGAATGGAAAAAGAGTCGATTAGCAATCGGCCATCGAACGATGAGCCATTGAAAGATGAGCCATTGAAAGATGAGCCATTGAAAGATGAGCCATTGAAAGATGAGCCATTGAAAGATGAGCCATTGAAAGATGAACCTAAACAAAGCGAGTGCACTGGCATTTCCACCATCCCGGCGATTGATAAGCTACGCCGCTTCTGCTTTATTGGCTCCACGGACGAGCCCGTCTATGCCAGGCCCGCACTGGACCCTGCTGTCGAGAACAACTTCGCAACGCTGAAGGAACTCTGCTCCCAAGTGAGCGAAAACGAGCTGGTCGAGTGCTTGGTGAGCGTTTTGGGCAGCGGACCGAATACGGAGCACCTTCCCCGACCCGACGAGCCGCTCCTAATCCTGGCTGTCTTCTTTACCACGTGCGAAGACGAGAAGAAGCGAAATGCAGTGCGAAATAGATTCACCGACCTGATCACCAGCGAATCGGATCTCCTACTGTTCGTTCAGCTGGTCAAGCGAGTCCAGAAGGTGCTCGAACGTAAAACGCCCTTCAATCGCACAGTGCGGAAGGCCGTCCTCAACTGGTATGGCACGAAATCGGTTGACCGCCTTCTCCACTTCTGGTCCGTAGGCGATGGAACTCGTTGGCCTGCGCGTCGCGACCTGCTGTACCGCTGCCATTTTCGGCATGCCAATTTTTTACCGGAAATCCATGCTGCCTTAAGGCTGCTCTCATCATCGCCAAAGGAGCTATCGCAGTGGCCTGATTTTTTGACGCCCTTGACCAGCTTTCGCGAAACTATTGAGGGTGTTGTGAAGCTTCGGCTCCTCAAGGATCTCGGACAGGCTCTCCCCATTGTGAAGAAGTTCTCGCTGAGCTGGGAGCATGTGCCATTCCATTTGCTTCACGACCCCAGGCTGGCGTATTTCCTCGTTCCACGCATGAGCTACGAGCATCTTCTTCAGAAATGGCCACGCCTCTCGCGACTGCACTTCCGAGTGCCCCCCTTTGCTAAGCAATTGCTGGACCAGAAGAAGCTTAAGGCGAGCAATGTTCCGCCCGTACGTCTGCTGCTGGAGGATATGCGTCTCACGAAGACCAAAAAGATG tGTCCAACTTCGATTCAAAGGGCGAGTTTCCTGTATAGCGTCTATGAGATATCCTTTGGCCTGAACAAGGCACTCGGTAGGCGACTGCACATTACGCTCAATCTGGAGCGGACCTACCTGGGCA AATACCTTTCTGGTCCATGTCGTTCGCTCAAGTACTTAGACGCCCTGGTGGCATTGGcttttggctatttccgcaGCGACCCGAAGGTGACGGTGGAGTTTTGGCACGACCGCAGTGGCCAGTTGAAGCCGCTGCCTTGGACAAAGGAGATGTCTGTTTCAGAGGCCACGGCCTGTTGCGAGAATCAGAAG GTGGGCAAAGTCAGGCAATCGCTAAATGAAATTCTGTCCAGGGCGCTATTGGATATGCAGAATACGTTCGACGTGTTTTTGGTACTCGTGCCGGGTGCCGCGCGCGGAAATCCGGATAATAATTCAAAGTGCTTGGCTGCTCTAATGGACGAATATCGCGAAAAGCGAAACTCCAATGCTAA ATTTATTATGGTGAGCCTGCGGCAGCATCAACGCTCCATGATATATTCCAGCCGACGAAACGAGAACTTGTTAGAGTTGTGCAGCCTGGATAAGCACACTCCGCGTGTGATTAACGCATTTGTCCGCAATATGTTCTACTAG